Below is a genomic region from Candidatus Krumholzibacteriota bacterium.
CGACAAGGAGGAACGATGGACATCCTGGATTCGGTATCGGCGCGATACCTCAAGGACGAGAAGACGATCCCCGTTTTCGCAATCGGCGACACCGTTCGCGTGGACGTGCAGGTCGTCGAGGGCGGCCGTACCCGGACGCAGGCATTCCAGGGAACGGTGATCCAGCGCCGCGGCGCCGGCGTGAAGGAGACTTTCACCGTGCGGAAGATCAGCCAGGGGATCGGCGTCGAGCGGATCTTCCCGCTGCACTCGCCCAACGTGGGCGGGATCACGGTGCTTCGCCGGGGCAAGGTCCGGCGCGCGAAGCTCTACTATCTCCGCAAGCTGAAGGGCAAGGCCGCGCGGATACCCGAGAAGACGGAGCGCCGCTAGATGACCCTCGCCCCCGTCGATGCGCTGGCCGGGTTCGATCGCTCCCGGGGGAGCGGCCCGCTCGCCGGCGTCGATGAGGCGGGACGCGGCGCCCTCGCCGGTCCCGTCGTGGCGGCCGCGGTCGTCTGCGAGCCGGGAGAGGAACTCGGCCGCGTGCGGGACTCCAAGCTCGTTCCCGAGAAGGAGCGCGAGGAGCTCTACGAGCGCATCGTCCGGGCGGCCGGCGCCTGGTGCGTTGGGATCGTCGGTCCCGACGAGATCGACAGGACGAATATCCTCCTCGCGACGATGTGCGCGATGAAACAAGCCGTGGCGGGGCTCGGGATGCGTCCCGGCCTCGTCCTCGTCGACGGGAACCGTCTTCCGGAGATCGCCTGTCCGGCCGAGGCGGTCACGGGGGGCGACCGGAAGAGCTTCGTCATCGCCGCGGCGTCGATCGTCGCCAAGGTGACGAGGGACCGTATCATGCGGGAGCGCGACCGCGACTATCCCGGGTACGGGTTCAGACAGCACAAGGGGTACGGAACGGCGGCCCACCGGCGGGCCATCGCGGAACTCGGTCTTTCCGCGCTGCATCGCAGGAGCTTCCGGACCGGAGACGGCGTGTGAGGTGAAGGGGGTGGCGGCGGTGGCGAACACGCGAGCGCTCGGCGCGGCCGGGGAACGGATCGCCGCCGAGTACCTGGGACTCGGCGGGTGGGAGATACTCGACCGCAACTGGCGGTCGGGTCCGCTCGAGATCGATCTCGTCGCGGCGAAGGACGGCGACGTCGCCTTCGTCGAGGTCAGGACGCGCAGGAGCGGGGCCTTCGGCGGGGCCGTCGCGTCGATCGACGCGCGCAAGCTGCGCAACATGAGGCGTGCCGCGGGCCGATGGCTCGCCGGACGCCGGGGCGGGCGGTGGCGCGAGGCGCGCTGCGATCTCGTCGCCATCGACATCGACAGCGGGGGCGGACGGATGTCGCTCAGCCACCTGCGCGGCGTCGACCGGTTTTTCGCTTGATTCGCCCGGCGACCGTGCCTATCTTATCCGAGGATAACCGTATACCCAACCAGATGGTGAAGGAGTTCCCGTGATGATGAAGAGATCGCTGCTGCTGCTCCTCGTCGCGACGGTAGCCCTCGGCGGCTGCACCTTCTACAACAGGGTCATCGACAAGGACCTGTCGCTCGATGAGATGGACGCCCTGAAGGAGAAATACACGGGGCGCACCGGATGGACACGGTCGCTCCTCGACGATCTCGGCCCCGAGGGAGTCATCGACCGGGACGTCGAGGTCACCATCGTCGATATCGATTTCCACTGGACGGGCGCCGTGACCGTCAGCGGTCCCGGGCGCGTCAAGATCCGCCACGGCCTCGAAATAGAGCGGCCGATGACCCTCGAGAAGTTCGAGGAGAAAATGAACAGGCTCTTCTGGTTCAAGGAGCCGGATTACCGGTACCGGATGAACCTGCGCGCGTACGGCAAGAAGACGGCCAAGGCCATCTACAACCACGAGCTCTTCAAGGACATGACGAAGGAAGCCGCGCTCGAGTCATGGGGCTATCCCGACGAGACGAGGCAGAGCGAGATCAGCGGATCGGTCCAGGAACAGTGGATCTACAAGGATCCCCGGCAGAAGAACAAGAAACGCTACATCTACATCCTCGACGGCAAGGTCGACCGGTGGGAGGAGTAGCGTCCGGGCGGTCTTCGCGGGCAATTTCCGGTGAAAAAAAAGGCCCCCGCCGTAAAGGGTCGGTGAACTCCTGGAACGCACTCTTTTGCAAGAGCTGAGCCCGCGGTTTTCTCTCCAGATAATTACACCTTGCCAGTACAGCAGCGACCTTTCATTTCAATTATATACCTACCGGGGGCGGCTGTCAACGTAACGCGCCCCGCTATCCCGTACCGGGGGGCCGTTCCGGCTCATCGGTTTCCGCCGTGGCCCCGGA
It encodes:
- a CDS encoding ribonuclease HII; the protein is MTLAPVDALAGFDRSRGSGPLAGVDEAGRGALAGPVVAAAVVCEPGEELGRVRDSKLVPEKEREELYERIVRAAGAWCVGIVGPDEIDRTNILLATMCAMKQAVAGLGMRPGLVLVDGNRLPEIACPAEAVTGGDRKSFVIAAASIVAKVTRDRIMRERDRDYPGYGFRQHKGYGTAAHRRAIAELGLSALHRRSFRTGDGV
- a CDS encoding YraN family protein; translated protein: MANTRALGAAGERIAAEYLGLGGWEILDRNWRSGPLEIDLVAAKDGDVAFVEVRTRRSGAFGGAVASIDARKLRNMRRAAGRWLAGRRGGRWREARCDLVAIDIDSGGGRMSLSHLRGVDRFFA
- the rplS gene encoding 50S ribosomal protein L19, whose amino-acid sequence is MDILDSVSARYLKDEKTIPVFAIGDTVRVDVQVVEGGRTRTQAFQGTVIQRRGAGVKETFTVRKISQGIGVERIFPLHSPNVGGITVLRRGKVRRAKLYYLRKLKGKAARIPEKTERR